The following are encoded in a window of Castanea sativa cultivar Marrone di Chiusa Pesio chromosome 5, ASM4071231v1 genomic DNA:
- the LOC142634539 gene encoding putative LRR receptor-like serine/threonine-protein kinase RFK1 isoform X7 — protein MCLEANQFSGIVPPELGDLTNLQTLMLSSNNLTGNLPMAFAGLRNLTDFRINDNKFSGIIPDFIQNWKQLTRLEMHASGLKGPIPPNISLLNNLLQLRISDIDGPSQDFPMLRNMTGIVRLVLRNCKISGEIPAYIWTMKQLEMLDVSFNKLVGELPPSIKLERLRFLFLTGNLLSGNVGDSVLKEGSNIDLSYNNFTWQGLEQPACHENMNLNLNLFRSSLIDDDVSRRQDPHCLKNFNCPRYSNCLHVNSGGKDATIKENETNFVYEGDGDVEGGAAKYYINGNSYWGFSSTGDFMDDFDFQNTRYTVSPSLSNIPELYTTARRSPISLTYFHYCLENGNYTVSLHFAEIQFTNDKTYNSLGKRIFDIYIQEKLVWKDFNIEDDASIAQKPVIKPASNISVVNNVLEIRFYWAGKGTTRIPNSGVYGPLISAVSVVSDSKFCSNGGTKRNVYIIAGVAVGALFLILFIVGILWWKGCLWRKKGRKEDIKGLDLQTGTFTLKQIKAATNDFDSANKIGEGGFGPVYKGQLPDGTVIAVKQLSSKSKQGNREFLNEIGMISCVQHPNLVKLHGCCIDGEQLLLVYEYMENNNLARALFGPEINQLKLDWPTRLKICIGIARGLAFLHEESRIKIVHRDIKATNVLLDGDLNPKISDFGLAKLDEEEKTHISTRVAGTIGYMAPEYALWGHLTYKADVYSFGVVALEVLSGKSNNNYMPSDNCVCLLDQACHLQQTGNLMKLIDESLGSEVNVKEAEILVKVALLCTNASASLRPTMSEVVSMLEGRMTVPDMIPEPSTYSDDLRFKAMRDLHRQRENHRLSRSQTQNSTTIHTFSSPTISTQDFYEINPESSTV, from the exons AT GTGCCTTGAAGCAAACCAATTCTCTGGCATTGTTCCTCCTGAGCTTGGGGATTTGACCAACTTGCAGACTTT GATGCTCTCCTCCAATAATTTGACAGGGAACTTGCCGATGGCTTTTGCTGGGCTGAGAAACCTAACAGATTT TAGGATAAATGATAACAAATTCAGTGGAATTATACCTGATTTCATACAGAATTGGAAACAACTGACAAGATT AGAAATGCACGCAAGTGGACTCAAGGGACCTATTCCACCAAATATATCTCTTCTGAATAATTTACTTCAGTT GAGGATTAGCGATATAGATGGGCCAAGTCAGGATTTTCCAATGTTGAGAAACATGACAGGCATAGTAAGATT ggttttgagaAACTGTAAGATTTCTGGGGAGATCCCTGCATACATCTGGACAATGAAACAACTGGAGATGTT GGATGTCAGTTTTAACAAACTGGTTGGGGAACTTCCACCTAGTATAAAGTTAGAGCGCCTGAGATTCCT CTTTTTAACTGGCAACTTGCTAAGTGGAAATGTGGGAGACTCAGTCTTGAAGGAAGGAAGTAATAT TGATCTTTCATACAATAACTTCACATGGCAAGGCCTTGAGCAACCAGCTTGTCACGAAAACAT gaatTTAAACCTTAACTTGTTTCGAAGCTCTTTAATTGATGATGATGT TAGTAGAAGGCAAGATCCTCATTGCTTGAAGAATTTCAACTGTCCACGAT ATTCAAattgtttgcatgttaattctGGTGGAAAGGATGCAACCATCAAGGAGAATGAAACAAATTTTGTATATGAAGGAGATGGTGATGTTGAAGGTGGTGCTGCAAAATACTATATTAATGGTAACAGTTATTGGGGATTTAGTAGCACTGGAGACTTCATGGATGATTTTGATTTCCAAAATACTCGTTACACTGTGTCTCCGTCATTATCAAATATCCCTGAATTGTATACAACAGCACGTAGATCTCCTATATCACTTACTTATTTCCATTATTGCTTAGAAAATGGGAACTACACTGTAAGTCTCCATTTTGCAGAAATACAGTtcacaaatgacaagacatatAACAGTCTTGGGAAGCGTATATTTGATATCTACATTCAG GAAAAATTAGTGTGGAAGGATTTCAATATTGAAGATGATGCTAGTATTGCTCAGAAGCCAGTAATAAAACCCGCATCTAACATTAGTGTGGTAAACAATGTCTTAGAGATCAGATTCTATTGGGCTGGTAAAGGAACGACGAGAATCCCTAACAGTGGAGTTTATGGTCCCCTTATATCAGCTGTTTCTGTGGTTTCTG attccaaattttgttcaaatggtGGAACCAAGCGAAATGTTTATATCATTGCTGGTGTTGCAGTTGGAGCATTATTCTTGATACTCTTTATAGTGGGAATCCTTTGGTGGAAAGGCTGTTTGTGGAGGAAGAAGGGGAGAAAAGAAG ATATTAAAGGACTAGATTTGCAGACAGGTACTTTTAccttaaaacaaataaaagctGCCACTAATGACTTCGATTCTGCCAACAAAATTGGAGAAGGTGGTTTTGGTCCTGTATACAAG GGTCAATTACCTGATGGTACTGTCATAGCAGTTAAGCAGCTCTCATCTAAATCAAAGCAAGGAAATCGTGAATTTCTAAATGAAATAGGCATGATTTCTTGTGTGCAACACCCAAATCTGGTGAAGCTTCATGGATGCTGTATTGACGGGGAGCAATTATTGTTGGTCTATGAGTACATGGAAAATAATAACCTTGCCCGCGCATTATTTG GTCCAGAAATCAATCAGCTTAAACTGGACTGGCCTACAAGGCTTAAGATATGTATTGGGATAGCAAGAGGCTTAGCTTTTCTCCATGAagaatcaagaatcaagattgtTCACAGAGACATCAAAGCTACTAATGTGTTGCTGGATGGTGacttgaaccctaaaatatctGACTTTGGATTGGCTAAACTTGATGAAGAGGAGAAGACCCACATTAGCACCAGGGTAGCTGGAACCAT AGGATATATGGCACCAGAATATGCATTATGGGGTCATTTGACCTACAAAgcagatgtttatagttttggagtTGTGGCCTTAGAAGTTCTCAGTGGAAAGAGCAACAATAATTATATGCCAAGTGACAATTGCGTTTGTCTTTTAGATCAG GCCTGCCATTTGCAACAAACTGGAAACTTGATGAAGCTAATTGATGAGAGCTTGGGGTCAGAGGTCAACGTAAAAGAAGCAGAAATTTTGGTTAAAGTAGCTCTTCTGTGCACAAATGCATCCGCATCACTTAGGCCTACCATGTCTGAAGTCGTAAGTATGCTTGAAGGGCGAATGACTGTTCCAGACATGATTCCTGAACCAAGTACCTATAGTGATGATCTAAGGTTTAAGGCTATGAGAGACCTTCATCGACAAAGGGAAAATCACAGATTGAGCAGAAGCCAAACCCAAAATTCAACAACAATCCATACATTCTCCTCTCCGACTATATCTACCCAAGATTTTTATGAAATCAATCCAGAATCTAGTACTGTTTAG